One genomic window of Polaromonas sp. SP1 includes the following:
- a CDS encoding tripartite tricarboxylate transporter substrate binding protein, translated as MTSAFPSSFKHPSGRTLAAALLGLFTAAAVPAIHAQEFPTRPVRVVTPFPAGSGPEVALRLVADKLSKLWGKPVIVDNRPGASGFIAIEAIKRAAPDGHELLQMDNAQMAAQPFLFKKLPYDLLRDFEPVTPILRNYFFVTVPAGSRYKTMSDLSAAAKAGPGQVNYGSWFVGSPGHIGAAMLETSTATKMTHVPYKEMSQLYVAVGNQEVDWAFGSAASAGAMQRAGKTRYLAVAAPKRVAGFPDVPTVAESGGPAGFELSAWTALLVPKGTPKAVVEKIQKDVAAVLSEQDVKDKYAAMYYEPYFLNSDQFLQQLRSDAQRYGDTIKRLNISLD; from the coding sequence ATGACGTCCGCTTTTCCCTCTTCTTTCAAACACCCATCAGGCCGGACCCTGGCCGCCGCATTGCTGGGCTTGTTCACCGCGGCAGCCGTACCCGCCATCCACGCCCAAGAATTCCCCACCAGGCCGGTGCGCGTCGTCACGCCCTTCCCGGCCGGCAGCGGGCCCGAAGTAGCGCTGCGCCTGGTGGCCGACAAGCTGTCAAAGCTCTGGGGCAAGCCCGTGATCGTGGACAACCGCCCCGGCGCCAGCGGCTTCATTGCGATTGAAGCCATCAAGCGTGCGGCGCCCGACGGGCATGAGCTGCTGCAGATGGACAACGCACAAATGGCGGCCCAGCCCTTTCTGTTCAAGAAACTGCCTTACGACCTGCTGCGCGACTTTGAGCCGGTGACACCCATCCTGCGCAACTATTTCTTTGTGACGGTGCCGGCGGGCAGCCGCTACAAAACCATGAGTGACCTGAGCGCCGCCGCCAAGGCGGGACCGGGCCAGGTGAACTACGGCTCATGGTTTGTCGGCAGCCCGGGCCATATCGGCGCTGCCATGCTGGAGACATCGACCGCCACGAAGATGACGCACGTGCCTTACAAGGAAATGTCCCAGCTGTATGTGGCCGTGGGCAACCAGGAGGTCGACTGGGCCTTTGGCAGCGCCGCCAGCGCGGGCGCCATGCAGCGCGCCGGCAAGACGCGTTACCTGGCAGTGGCCGCACCCAAACGCGTGGCGGGCTTCCCGGATGTGCCCACGGTGGCCGAATCAGGCGGGCCCGCGGGTTTTGAGCTGAGTGCGTGGACCGCGCTGCTGGTGCCCAAAGGCACGCCCAAAGCGGTTGTCGAAAAAATCCAGAAAGACGTGGCCGCCGTGCTGTCGGAGCAGGACGTGAAAGACAAGTACGCCGCCATGTATTACGAGCCCTACTTTCTGAACTCCGACCAATTTTTGCAGCAGCTGCGCAGCGACGCGCAGCGCTACGGCGACACCATCAAGCGGCTGAACATCTCGCTGGACTGA
- a CDS encoding fumarylacetoacetate hydrolase family protein produces the protein MKIISYLHQGQPGWGAATDAGVQPLHSAQYPTLLSALQAGKLDDIAAAPAKAAAIPLKDIQFLPVITAPGKIFCVGHNYEAHRIETERDPTQHPLLFMRVAESQTGHLEPILIPAESTMLDYEGEIAVVIGKAGRRIRQVDAWDYVAGYSAYNDGSVRDWQKHTLQFTAGKNFTGTGGFGPWMVTRGEIADGEELTLETRLNGQVMQHTTTALMIFSIPVLIEYISTFTSLQPGDVIVTGTPGGVGVKRTPPVWMKPGDTVEIEVGKVGVLRNTIAADATRF, from the coding sequence ATGAAAATCATCAGTTACCTCCATCAAGGGCAGCCCGGCTGGGGCGCGGCCACCGATGCCGGCGTTCAGCCGCTGCACTCGGCGCAATACCCGACGCTGCTCAGCGCCTTGCAGGCCGGCAAGCTGGACGACATCGCCGCCGCACCCGCCAAGGCAGCGGCCATACCGCTGAAGGACATCCAGTTCCTGCCGGTGATTACCGCGCCGGGCAAGATCTTTTGTGTGGGCCACAACTACGAGGCACACCGCATCGAAACCGAACGCGACCCGACGCAGCACCCGCTGCTGTTCATGCGTGTGGCCGAGTCGCAGACAGGCCACCTTGAGCCCATCCTGATCCCGGCGGAATCCACCATGCTGGACTACGAGGGCGAGATCGCCGTGGTGATCGGCAAGGCCGGCCGGCGCATCCGCCAGGTCGATGCCTGGGATTACGTGGCGGGCTACAGCGCCTACAACGACGGCTCGGTGCGCGACTGGCAAAAGCACACCCTCCAGTTCACCGCCGGCAAAAACTTCACCGGCACCGGCGGCTTTGGCCCCTGGATGGTGACGCGCGGCGAGATCGCCGACGGCGAAGAGCTCACGCTGGAAACCCGCCTGAACGGCCAGGTCATGCAGCACACCACTACCGCCTTGATGATTTTCAGCATCCCGGTGCTGATTGAGTACATCTCGACCTTCACCTCGCTGCAGCCGGGTGACGTGATCGTGACGGGCACACCGGGCGGTGTCGGCGTCAAGCGCACGCCGCCGGTGTGGATGAAGCCGGGCGACACGGTGGAGATCGAGGTCGGCAAGGTGGGCGTGCTGCGCAACACCATCGCCGCCGACGCCACGCGGTTTTAA
- a CDS encoding nuclear transport factor 2 family protein — protein sequence MTAALERSLLAAEKTRRQAMLAADVAALGTLLSDTLAYTHSTGVTDSKQSYLALLASGALRYETLEFATPQARLIGTAGLVGAVMYATVLKGGVRRDIASSYLAVWEHTAAGWVLQAVQATALPAKAA from the coding sequence ATGACGGCCGCTCTTGAACGCAGCCTGCTGGCCGCTGAGAAAACCCGGCGGCAGGCCATGCTGGCAGCGGATGTGGCCGCGCTGGGCACACTGCTGTCGGACACGCTGGCGTATACACATTCCACCGGCGTGACGGACAGCAAACAAAGCTACCTTGCGTTGCTGGCCAGCGGCGCGCTGCGGTATGAAACGCTGGAGTTTGCGACCCCGCAGGCACGGTTGATCGGCACTGCCGGCCTTGTCGGCGCGGTGATGTATGCGACGGTGCTTAAAGGCGGGGTGCGGCGTGACATTGCCAGCTCTTATCTGGCGGTGTGGGAACACACGGCGGCAGGATGGGTGCTGCAGGCAGTGCAGGCCACCGCGCTGCCTGCCAAGGCGGCCTGA
- a CDS encoding class II aldolase/adducin family protein produces the protein MTPDPLLARQLVLANRILYARGVVDGFGHVSVRQPGQADTFLLSRSRAPALIEEADVGCYGLDGEALEGTTGKPYLERFIHSGIYRARPDVMAVVHSHSPSVIPFGITGQRLRPVFHMSGFLGSGSAHFEIRDTAGDSDLLIRSPALGKALAASLGACACVLMRGHGSTVVGASLQHAVYRAVYTEVNARLQAAAMALGPPTYLTPAEAALAAAANDPQIPRAWALWVHELGLAP, from the coding sequence ATGACGCCCGACCCTTTGCTCGCACGGCAGCTGGTGCTGGCCAACCGCATCCTGTATGCGCGCGGTGTGGTGGACGGCTTCGGGCACGTGAGCGTGCGACAACCCGGCCAGGCAGACACCTTCCTGCTCTCGCGCAGCCGTGCGCCCGCACTCATCGAGGAGGCCGACGTGGGCTGCTACGGGCTGGACGGCGAGGCGCTGGAAGGCACGACCGGCAAGCCTTACCTCGAGCGATTCATCCACAGCGGGATTTACCGTGCCCGGCCCGACGTGATGGCGGTGGTGCACAGCCACTCGCCCAGCGTGATCCCTTTCGGCATCACCGGCCAAAGGCTGAGGCCGGTGTTTCACATGTCGGGTTTCCTGGGCAGCGGCTCGGCGCATTTTGAGATTCGCGACACGGCCGGTGACAGCGACCTGCTGATACGCAGCCCGGCGCTCGGCAAAGCGCTGGCCGCGTCGCTGGGCGCCTGCGCCTGTGTGCTGATGCGCGGCCACGGCAGCACGGTGGTGGGCGCCTCACTGCAGCACGCCGTGTACCGCGCCGTTTACACCGAAGTCAACGCCCGGCTGCAGGCTGCGGCCATGGCGCTGGGGCCACCCACCTATTTGACGCCAGCCGAAGCGGCGCTGGCCGCCGCCGCCAACGACCCGCAAATCCCGCGGGCGTGGGCCCTGTGGGTGCACGAGCTGGGCCTGGCACCCTGA
- a CDS encoding tripartite tricarboxylate transporter substrate binding protein, translating to MTLKSLMNICCVALACQALAPTALAQTWPAKAVRIVVPYGTGGGADVLARQLGASLQQAWGHGVAVENRTGASGNIGSELVVNAPADGYTLLLQNSTMVVNMGLGVKLNYDPEKDLTPIMLLGVTPIALVAHPSLNVKNFKQLQDYAKANPGKLSYGSCGVGTPMHFVMELVKQKTALDAVHAGYKGCAPVVTDVVGGQIPLAIFSANLAAPYAKAGRLNVIGVASQKRYSLLPDALTLEEQGLKPLDFSTWFALMGPAKMPPAVVSKIVADVQKVLADPAVQSRLSNAGVEPYAGNGEALVKLIRSDKLRYEQLAKAANIKPE from the coding sequence ATGACATTGAAATCACTTATGAACATCTGCTGCGTCGCGCTGGCTTGCCAGGCGCTTGCGCCGACTGCACTGGCCCAAACCTGGCCCGCGAAAGCGGTGCGCATCGTGGTGCCTTACGGCACGGGCGGCGGCGCCGACGTGCTGGCGCGCCAGCTGGGCGCCAGCCTGCAGCAAGCCTGGGGCCATGGCGTGGCGGTGGAAAACCGCACCGGCGCGTCCGGCAACATCGGCTCCGAGCTGGTGGTGAACGCGCCGGCCGACGGCTACACCTTGCTGCTGCAAAACAGCACCATGGTGGTCAACATGGGCCTGGGCGTCAAACTCAATTACGACCCCGAGAAGGACCTGACGCCCATCATGCTGCTGGGCGTGACGCCGATCGCGCTGGTGGCGCACCCCAGCCTGAACGTCAAGAACTTCAAGCAGCTGCAGGACTACGCCAAGGCCAACCCCGGCAAGCTGAGTTATGGCTCTTGCGGCGTGGGCACACCGATGCATTTTGTGATGGAGCTGGTCAAGCAGAAGACCGCACTGGACGCGGTGCATGCCGGCTACAAGGGCTGCGCACCGGTGGTGACGGACGTGGTGGGCGGCCAGATCCCGCTGGCCATCTTCAGCGCCAACCTGGCCGCGCCCTACGCCAAGGCGGGCAGGCTCAATGTGATCGGCGTGGCCAGCCAGAAGCGCTATTCATTGCTCCCGGATGCGCTGACGCTGGAAGAACAAGGCCTCAAGCCGCTGGATTTCTCGACCTGGTTCGCCTTGATGGGGCCGGCCAAAATGCCGCCGGCCGTCGTCAGCAAAATCGTGGCCGACGTGCAAAAGGTGCTGGCCGACCCTGCCGTGCAGTCGCGTTTGTCGAATGCGGGTGTCGAGCCCTATGCGGGCAACGGCGAGGCGCTGGTCAAGCTGATCCGCTCAGACAAGCTGCGCTATGAGCAACTGGCCAAGGCGGCCAATATCAAGCCGGAGTAA
- a CDS encoding DUF502 domain-containing protein — protein sequence MKSLYKYFFRGLITILPVALTLYLLYIFLAWMETAALWILRPLIGSFYIPGMGLVFGVLSILAIGYLVSKQSVRKLLSFAELPFTNLPVVKSIYSSLKSFADYFSPSGKQGEQSVVILRMPGHAMEIVGLITRRSFDDLPAGFLPGERVAVYLPMGYMIGGYTVFVPADWVQPIDMSVEEAMRSSLIAWMARPPATGGSDTRAAG from the coding sequence ATGAAAAGCCTCTACAAATATTTCTTTCGCGGCCTCATCACCATCCTGCCGGTGGCCCTGACGCTGTACCTGCTCTACATCTTTCTGGCATGGATGGAAACGGCTGCGCTGTGGATCCTGCGCCCGCTGATCGGCAGCTTCTACATACCGGGCATGGGCCTGGTGTTCGGCGTGCTGAGCATTCTGGCAATCGGCTACCTGGTCTCCAAACAAAGCGTGCGCAAACTGCTGTCGTTCGCGGAGCTTCCATTTACCAACCTGCCTGTCGTCAAAAGCATTTATTCGTCGCTCAAGAGTTTTGCCGACTACTTCTCCCCTTCCGGAAAGCAGGGCGAGCAAAGCGTGGTGATCCTTCGCATGCCCGGCCACGCCATGGAAATTGTGGGCCTCATCACGCGCCGCAGCTTTGACGACCTGCCCGCCGGCTTCCTGCCGGGCGAACGTGTCGCGGTCTATTTGCCCATGGGCTACATGATCGGCGGCTACACGGTTTTTGTGCCGGCAGACTGGGTGCAGCCCATCGACATGTCGGTGGAAGAAGCCATGCGCTCGTCCCTGATCGCCTGGATGGCACGCCCACCCGCAACGGGCGGCAGCGACACACGCGCGGCAGGCTAG
- a CDS encoding dicarboxylate/amino acid:cation symporter, translating to MTSTTTTTSRTPPLYKSLYLQVICAVIIGVLLGHFYPEAGKLMKPLGDGFIKLIKMMIAPIIFCTVVIGIAGMEDMKKVGKTGGLALLYFEVVSTFALIIGLVLVNVFKPGEGMNVDVATLDTKAIAAYTGPGKMVGTTDFILNIIPTTVVDAFAKGEILQVLLIAVMFGFALHRFGGRGTLVFDFVEKTSHVLFTIVGFIMKVAPIGAFGAMAFTIGAYGVDSLVSLGKLMAAFYATCLIFIFVVLGTIARIHGFSIWKFIKYIKEELLIVLGTSSSESVLPRMMEKMENLGAKKTTVGLVIPTGYSFNLDGTSIYLTMAAVFIAQATNMPMTLMQELTLLAVLLLTSKGAAGITGSGFIVLAATLSAVGTVPVAGLALILGIDRFMSEARALTNLVGNGVATIVVAKWTDELDTGRLKAGLNNETWVEAQEPEVLLDKKTEHMATGGH from the coding sequence ATGACAAGCACAACTACTACAACAAGCCGCACGCCACCTCTTTACAAATCACTCTATCTGCAGGTGATATGCGCCGTGATCATCGGCGTGCTGCTGGGCCATTTTTATCCCGAAGCCGGCAAGCTCATGAAGCCGCTCGGCGACGGTTTCATCAAGCTCATCAAGATGATGATCGCGCCCATCATCTTCTGCACCGTCGTGATCGGCATTGCTGGCATGGAGGACATGAAGAAGGTCGGCAAAACCGGCGGCTTGGCACTGCTGTACTTTGAAGTCGTCAGCACCTTTGCGCTGATCATCGGGCTGGTCCTCGTCAATGTGTTCAAGCCCGGCGAGGGCATGAACGTCGACGTGGCCACGCTGGACACCAAAGCCATCGCGGCCTATACCGGCCCGGGCAAGATGGTCGGCACGACGGACTTCATCCTCAACATCATCCCGACCACCGTGGTCGACGCCTTCGCCAAGGGCGAAATCCTGCAGGTGTTGCTGATCGCGGTGATGTTCGGCTTTGCGCTGCACCGCTTCGGCGGGCGCGGCACGCTGGTATTCGACTTTGTCGAAAAAACCTCGCATGTGCTGTTCACCATCGTCGGCTTCATCATGAAGGTGGCGCCCATCGGCGCTTTCGGTGCGATGGCCTTCACCATCGGCGCGTATGGCGTGGACAGCCTGGTGTCGCTCGGCAAGCTGATGGCCGCTTTTTATGCCACCTGCCTGATCTTCATATTTGTGGTGCTGGGCACCATTGCGCGCATCCACGGCTTCAGCATCTGGAAGTTCATCAAGTACATCAAGGAGGAGCTGTTGATCGTGCTGGGCACGTCCTCGTCCGAATCCGTGCTGCCGCGCATGATGGAAAAAATGGAAAACCTGGGCGCGAAGAAAACCACGGTAGGCCTGGTGATCCCGACCGGTTACTCGTTCAACCTGGACGGAACCTCCATCTACCTCACGATGGCGGCGGTGTTCATCGCGCAGGCCACCAACATGCCGATGACGCTCATGCAGGAGCTGACCTTGCTGGCGGTCTTGCTGTTGACCTCCAAGGGCGCGGCGGGCATCACCGGCAGCGGCTTTATCGTGCTGGCTGCCACGCTGTCGGCCGTGGGCACCGTGCCCGTGGCCGGGCTGGCGCTGATCCTGGGGATTGACCGCTTCATGTCGGAAGCGCGGGCGCTGACAAATCTGGTCGGCAATGGCGTCGCCACGATCGTGGTCGCCAAATGGACGGATGAGCTGGACACCGGGCGGCTCAAGGCCGGGCTCAACAATGAGACCTGGGTCGAGGCGCAGGAGCCCGAAGTGCTGCTTGATAAAAAGACCGAGCACATGGCAACCGGCGGCCACTGA
- the infA gene encoding translation initiation factor IF-1, whose product MAKEELIEMHGLVDEVLPDSRFRVTLDNGHKLVAYTSGKMRKNHIRILAGDQVSLELSPYDLSKGRITFRHIAGRGPGPAPRLAR is encoded by the coding sequence ATGGCCAAAGAAGAACTGATTGAAATGCATGGGCTGGTAGACGAAGTGTTGCCTGATTCGCGCTTTCGCGTCACGCTCGACAACGGCCACAAGCTTGTGGCTTATACGTCCGGCAAGATGCGCAAGAACCACATCCGCATTCTTGCGGGTGACCAGGTTTCGCTGGAGCTGTCGCCTTATGACCTGAGCAAGGGGCGCATCACCTTCCGCCACATCGCAGGCCGCGGCCCAGGCCCTGCGCCGCGCCTGGCACGCTAA
- a CDS encoding response regulator transcription factor, translated as MSSVLEGVSGLDRRLDRTLDRANSDVVLIVDDVPDNLSVLHDALDESGYTVLVATGGEAALQRALQALPDIVLLDAMMPGMDGFEVAKRLKAMPETAHIPIIFMTGLTETEHLVAALEAGGVDYVTKPIKPKEVMARMGVHLQGARRARQEARQAGQARNALDAFGYASITVRMGGTADGKLVWQTPLARELLMRYYGTSAPQTPEPVLNWLRRHLAEAERQIEPPRLAVEFGPRRLTFRLHQQTGDGDGSGDWLIVMREISDDAVVEAMSLSFKLTAREAEVLYWVVKGKTNRDIGDILGSSPATVKKHLERVYAKLGVETRTAAAGMAMNRIKQLHPQFEG; from the coding sequence ATGAGCAGCGTGCTTGAAGGCGTATCAGGACTCGACAGGCGTCTGGACCGGACCCTGGACCGGGCCAACAGCGACGTCGTGCTGATTGTTGACGACGTGCCCGACAACCTGTCGGTGCTGCATGACGCACTGGATGAGTCGGGCTACACCGTGCTGGTCGCCACCGGCGGCGAGGCCGCGCTGCAGCGCGCGCTGCAGGCCCTGCCCGACATTGTTTTGCTGGACGCCATGATGCCGGGGATGGATGGTTTTGAAGTCGCCAAGCGCCTCAAGGCCATGCCGGAGACGGCCCATATTCCCATCATCTTCATGACCGGCCTGACCGAGACCGAACATCTGGTGGCCGCGCTGGAGGCCGGCGGCGTGGACTACGTGACCAAGCCGATCAAGCCCAAGGAGGTGATGGCGCGCATGGGCGTGCACCTGCAGGGCGCCCGGCGCGCCCGGCAAGAGGCCCGGCAGGCCGGTCAGGCGCGCAATGCACTCGACGCCTTTGGCTATGCCAGCATCACCGTGCGCATGGGCGGCACGGCCGACGGCAAACTGGTCTGGCAAACGCCGCTGGCGCGTGAGCTCCTGATGCGTTACTACGGGACATCGGCGCCGCAAACGCCGGAGCCTGTGCTGAACTGGCTGCGCCGCCACCTGGCGGAAGCCGAGCGCCAGATCGAGCCGCCACGCCTGGCCGTGGAGTTCGGGCCGCGCCGCCTGACCTTTCGCCTGCATCAACAGACGGGTGACGGCGATGGCAGCGGCGACTGGCTGATCGTCATGCGCGAGATTTCCGACGATGCCGTTGTCGAAGCCATGAGCCTGAGCTTCAAGCTCACGGCCCGCGAAGCCGAGGTCCTGTATTGGGTGGTCAAGGGCAAGACCAATCGCGACATCGGCGACATCCTGGGCTCCAGCCCCGCCACCGTCAAAAAGCACCTGGAACGTGTGTACGCCAAGCTGGGGGTCGAAACCCGCACTGCCGCCGCGGGTATGGCGATGAACCGCATCAAGCAGCTCCATCCCCAATTTGAGGGGTGA